From a single Candidatus Syntrophosphaera sp. genomic region:
- a CDS encoding type II secretion system F family protein encodes MPNFAYIVKDAKGARVEGILKADTLDMAVDKLAKEGSTIISVKAAAEGAFKGKLSLFDKVMLTVYKIRTGVSLRTLVFFTRQLSTMFSAGLTIEKAITDLEKEEKQKKFSKVLRRLSEDIRKGYSLSEAMEQHPGVFNSLYVALVKAGEVSGTLHTVLDELSDYLEKIEDTRRKVKSAMAYPVFIMIFLVFVVWLMFYYVIPLFASVYKDFNAELPLPTQLAIAISDFITQNAFLSILIIIGVVVTFFLVYLTDRGRYVMDTIKLKIPVVGKVVTNSIMSKFARTFSILMAAGVPIMDTMELTENVVQNAVVEGGVRRARVMVKEGYGVANSFRRTGLFPPTLLQMLSTGEETGDMDKLLGKAAQFYEKLVDAVVDRLTSLIEPLLIVIMAAVVGGIIVTIYLPIFSLGEAMSQGIR; translated from the coding sequence ATGCCGAATTTTGCCTATATCGTTAAGGACGCCAAAGGCGCCAGGGTGGAGGGCATCCTCAAAGCCGACACCCTGGACATGGCGGTGGATAAACTTGCCAAGGAAGGCAGCACGATCATCTCCGTCAAAGCCGCTGCGGAAGGAGCTTTCAAAGGCAAACTCTCGCTCTTTGACAAGGTCATGCTCACAGTCTACAAGATCCGCACGGGCGTGTCGCTCAGGACCCTGGTGTTCTTCACCCGCCAGCTTTCCACGATGTTCTCCGCCGGTCTCACAATCGAAAAGGCCATCACAGACCTGGAGAAAGAGGAAAAGCAAAAGAAGTTCTCCAAAGTGTTGCGCCGCCTTTCTGAGGACATCCGCAAGGGATATTCACTCTCCGAGGCCATGGAACAGCATCCCGGGGTCTTCAATTCCCTGTATGTCGCCCTGGTCAAGGCCGGTGAGGTCTCCGGTACCCTGCATACGGTTCTGGACGAGCTTTCCGACTATCTGGAAAAGATCGAGGACACCCGCCGCAAGGTGAAATCCGCGATGGCCTATCCCGTCTTCATCATGATCTTCCTGGTCTTCGTGGTATGGTTGATGTTCTATTACGTCATCCCCTTGTTCGCCTCAGTGTATAAGGATTTCAACGCCGAATTGCCCCTCCCGACCCAACTCGCGATCGCCATCAGCGATTTCATCACCCAGAATGCCTTTCTCTCCATTCTGATCATTATTGGTGTCGTGGTCACCTTCTTCCTGGTCTACCTCACCGATCGGGGCCGCTACGTCATGGACACCATCAAGCTCAAGATCCCCGTCGTGGGCAAGGTGGTCACCAATTCCATCATGAGCAAGTTCGCCCGCACCTTCTCCATCCTGATGGCTGCCGGCGTACCGATCATGGATACCATGGAGCTCACGGAAAACGTGGTGCAGAACGCCGTCGTGGAAGGCGGAGTGCGCCGCGCCCGGGTGATGGTCAAGGAAGGCTACGGTGTGGCCAATTCCTTCCGCAGGACCGGCCTGTTTCCGCCCACCCTGCTGCAAATGCTTTCCACCGGTGAGGAAACCGGAGACATGGACAAGCTGCTGGGCAAAGCCGCCCAGTTCTATGAAAAACTCGTGGACGCGGTCGTCGACCGCCTCACTTCGCTGATCGAGCCACTCCTGATCGTGATCATGGCCGCCGTCGTCGGCGGTATCATCGTCACCATCTATCTGCCGATCTTCAGCCTCGGCGAAGCCATGAGCCAGGGCATCAGATAA